A window of the Vanessa cardui chromosome 12, ilVanCard2.1, whole genome shotgun sequence genome harbors these coding sequences:
- the LOC124534236 gene encoding active breakpoint cluster region-related protein isoform X2, with the protein MSVFGDFQRVWVQRFPDSTLPAAWEDDVRANLAKHKQKVAILREELEKEEFYVEYLETLLSDVEKHKASQGSRTAPPSGIDTNDDKTSDSKQDSNTDSLSKKSETSLKSDDSAEAPDCDEVHLRSKPVNFAERSSVNQCINELSSNLAAEARKRCNSEIVKRTDNDLSDVESTNKTQAKNRPASQAGDFVTVIEVNGLKAVENAAKKLDESPPSSESSSTDPASATKKKVPPKPPPKVFNKRGASLPESGLAEESPPSSLGRRLRNAESRESIASRASTPSISERVKSYESINSLSSERKRSGGAATPLSIDEEATSCTPDPPDASDDKSAPISLESIPAVVPAAEDEPYYDQVPVDINDGEYVYIQAGRDRFRALSDWGVVPAGAGSDDSSGAGTLPPAASAPPAPDSPLCATAPNYVNIHYFIQQAGEGTEPSETSSELADSSDTPLLLRTISSDTEASATPPVLRKLQHQESNISSNAEAERLTMHRCIVTSIIESETVYVECLYVMEKYMNAIKATLSTSQPVITEEKFGTIFYKISELHDLHKSFLEGLKNAVASWEEPLSVGIHFKKMAENINVYGAFLHNYGRATDAVRRRCATSQRFADLTRQITCRGQPMSLDDLLHKPVARVQKNALVLHDLIKYTPASHPDHAMLTEALNMTQHFLDEFNIIQTKSMFPNADRAQRRLVKNSFIVELSDGHRKLRHLFLFNDVIACAKYKASGRDKFTFELKWFIPLPDIVVVEDEGAGGAAEREASPANIVALKSQACTVRDLILAEERATQDDKKIRLGSRGAAEKQRKKLSELEGQLVLASPNLVFRVGARAPGSTTLQRQHIFFLSSEYERTQWIDSIHALQASSAPPAGTSTVSMLELQGWVTACRSYLQTDMGSYLLRSGRDDSLLLGDLQLHIGGMTAPLDTSADYYIVVEVDSYGHYFRKAKSKLVCRSAQPRWNESFTLDLEGSQNLRLLLYEDAARPVLRGKCTLKLSREWVGESVSRTVCVGGGSLPLRVRLLPPERSARHVPSAKPGALFGAKITHVAKREKRNIPFIISACVREVERRGIGEVGIYRVSGSASDLNRLKKSFETNAYEAEQLLKEVDVHSVTGVLKLYLRELPEALFTDALYPELLRAWGSTQGAGASSDSGPAHTRRHALLKCYAQLPDLNKNCIDFLLNHFVKVNQHEGENKMSLHNLATVFGPTLLRPSAAGGKLRADQLAAGTVDAMAQAGILYTLLQQRHLAQHLSAHRPHANPPPLLD; encoded by the exons ATGAGCGTCTTCGGGGATTTTCAGCGTGTGTGGGTGCAACGTTTTCCAGATAGCACTTTACCAGCCGCTTGGGAAGACGATGTCAGGGCCAATTTAGCTAAACATAAACAGAAAGTAGCTATCCTTAGGGAAGAGTTAGAAAAAGAAGAATTCTATGTCGAGTATTTAGAAACTTTACTGTCTGATGTCGAGAAACATAAAGCTTCCCAAGGAAGTAGGACGGCGCCGCCCTCAGGGATTGACACGAATGACGATAAAACATCTGATAGCAAACAA GATTCTAACACTGACTCACTCTCAAAGAAAAGTGAAACAAGTCTTAAGAGTGATGACTCAGCAGAGGCTCCTGACTGTGACGAGGTACACTTGAGAAGCAAACCTGTGAATTTTGCCGAAAGGAGTTCTGTTAACCAATGCATAAATGAACTGTCATCAAACCTTGCAGCTGAAGCTCGAAAACGGTGCAACAGTGAAATCGTAAAACGAACTGACAATGATTTAAGTg ATGTAGAATCAACTAATAAAACTCAAGCTAAAAACCGTCCAGCATCACAAGCAGGTGATTTTGTAACAGTGATTGAAGTTAATGGTTTAAAAGCAGTCGAGAATGCTGCTAAGAAATTGGATGAATCACCACCATCCTCGGAAAGTAGTTCTACAGATCCCGCATCTGCTACTAAGAAGAAAGTGCCACCAAA gccACCTCCAAAAGTTTTCAACAAACGTGGAGCTTCACTACCAGAATCAGGCTTGGCCGAAGAAAGCCCCCCATCGTCGCTGGGAAGAAGACTACGAAACGCCGAGTCCCGAGAATCCATTGCTAGCAGAGCATCTACACCCTCAATTAGTGAAAGG GTGAAAAGCTACGAGTCAATTAACTCATTGTCATCGGAGCGCAAGCGGTCCGGCGGCGCGGCCACGCCGCTCTCCATCGACGAGGAGGCCACGTCGTGCACGCCCGACCCGCCCGACGCCTCCGACGACAAGTCCGCGCCGATATCGCTCGAGAGCATTCCCGCCGTCGTGCCCGCCGCCGAGGACGAACCCTACTACGACCAGGTCCCGGTGGATATCAACGACGgagaatatgtttatatacaagCAG GGCGGGACCGTTTCCGGGCGCTGTCGGACTGGGGCGTGGTGCCGGCGGGCGCGGGCTCGGACGACAGCTCGGGCGCGGGCACGCTGCCGCCCGCCGCgtccgcgccgcccgcgcccgacTCGCCGCTCTGCGCCACCGCGCCCAACTACGTCAACATACACTACTTCATACA ACAAGCTGGCGAGGGAACCGAACCCAGCGAGACGAGCTCCGAGCTGGCTGACTCCAGCGACACCCCGCTTCTTCTGCGAACCATTTCATCGGACACCGAGGCCAGCGCTACGCCGCCGGTGTTAAGAAAACTTCAACATCAG gaGTCTAACATCAGTAGCAATGCGGAGGCCGAGCGTCTCACGATGCACCGTTGCATTGTCACAAGTATCATAGAAAGCGAGACAGTGTATGTGGAATGCCTCTATGTAATGGAGAAG TACATGAACGCTATAAAAGCGACACTGTCGACGTCTCAACCTGTTATAACAGAAGAAAAATTTGGtacaatattctataaaatatcagAGTTGCACGACTTGCACAAGAGTTTCCTTGAAGGTCTAAAGAATGCCGTCGCCAGTTGGGAAGAACCATTGTCTGTAgggatccattttaaaaaaatg GCTGAAAATATAAACGTATATGGTGCGTTCCTGCACAACTACGGTCGCGCCACGGACGCGGTGCGGCGGCGCTGCGCCACCTCGCAGCGCTTCGCCGACCTCACGCGCCAGATCACGTGTCGTGGGCAGCCAATGTCGCTCGATGACCTCCTACACAAGCCCGTAGCGCGTGTGCAGAAGAACGCACTTGTTTTACAC gATCTTATAAAGTACACGCCTGCGAGTCACCCCGATCACGCGATGCTAACCGAGGCGTTGAATATGACGCAACATTTCTTAGACGaattcaatattatacaaaCCAAGTCCATGTTTCCG aaCGCAGACCGAGCACAGCGGAGACTCGTAAAAAACTCCTTTATCGTCGAGCTATCAGATGGACATCGAAAACTGAGACATCTATTTCTTTTCAACGACGTTATCGCCTGCGCCAAATACAAG GCTTCCGGGCGAGACAAATTCACGTTCGAGCTGAAGTGGTTCATTCCGCTGCCGGACATCGTGGTGGTGGAGGACGAGGGCGCGGGCGGCGCCGCCGAGCGCGAGGCGTCGCCCGCCAACATCGTGGCGCTCAAGTCGCAGGCCTGCACCGTGCGCGACCTCATCCTGGCCGAGGAGCGCGCCACGCAGGACGACAAG AAAATACGCCTCGGTAGTCGCGGTGCGGCGGAAAAGCAACGGAAGAAACTTTCGGAGCTCGaggggcagcttgttctggcgTCACCGAACCTGGTGTTCCGAGTGGGCGCCCGGGCGCCGGGCTCCACGACACTGCAGCGACAACACATATTCTTCCTCAGCTCGGAATACGAACGCACGCAGTGGATTGATTCCATCCATGCTCTACAG gcATCATCTGCGCCTCCCGCCGGCACCAGTACTGTATCAATGCTAGAACTTCAAGGGTGGGTGACAGCATGTCGCAGCTACTTGCAGACAGACATGGGCTCCTACCTCCTTCGGAGCGGTAGGGATGACTCATTGCTGCTAGGAGACTTGCAACTACATATAGGAGGCATGACTGCACCTTTGGATACCTCAGCTG ACTATTACATCGTGGTAGAGGTGGATTCGTATGGGCACTACTTCCGCAAGGCGAAGTCTAAGCTGGTGTGTCGCAGCGCGCAGCCGCGCTGGAACGAGAGCTTCACGCTCGACCTCGAGGGCTCGCAGAACTTGCGGCTGCTGCTCTACGAGGACGCCGCTCGCCCGGTGCTCCGGGGAAAGTGTACGCTTAAG CTGTCGCGCGAGTGGGTGGGCGAGAGCGTGTCGCGCACGGTGTGCGTGGGCGGCGGCTCGCTGCCGCTGCGCGTGCGCCTGCTGCCGCCCGAGCGCTCGGCGCGCCACGTGCCCAGCGCCAAGCCCGGCGCGCTCTTCGGCGCCAAGATCACGCACGTCGCAAA ACGTGAAAAACGGAACATCCCTTTCATAATAAGCGCGTGCGTGCGCGAGGTGGAGCGTCGCGGCATCGGCGAGGTGGGCATCTATCGCGTCTCCGGCAGCGCCTCCGACCTCAATCGGCTCAAGAAGAGCTTCGAGACTA ATGCATACGAAGCTGAGCAGTTATTAAAAGAGGTTGACGTACACTCTGTAACCGGAGTATTGAAGTTGTACCTGCGTGAATTGCCGGAGGCACTGTTTACTGATGCCTTATATCCGGAATTGTTACGGGCTTGGGGATCAACACag gGTGCTGGGGCTTCTTCAGATTCAGGGCCGGCGCACACGAGACGCCACGCACTACTGAAATGTTACGCACAACTTCCAGACctcaataaaaattgtattgattttCTCCTTAATCATTTTGTCAA AGTCAATCAGCACGAAGGCGAGAACAAGATGTCACTGCACAACCTGGCCACCGTGTTCGGGCCGACGCTGCTGCGGCCGAGCGCGGCGGGCGGCAAGCTGCGCGCCGACCAGCTGGCGGCCGGCACCGTGGACGCCATGGCGCAGGCAGGCATCCTCTACACGCTGCTGCAGCAGCGACACCTCGCGCAGCACCTGTCCGCGCACCGCCCGCACGCCAACCCGCCGCCGCTACTCGATTGA
- the LOC124534236 gene encoding active breakpoint cluster region-related protein isoform X5 yields MSVFGDFQRVWVQRFPDSTLPAAWEDDVRANLAKHKQKVAILREELEKEEFYVEYLETLLSDVEKHKASQGSRTAPPSGIDTNDDKTSDSKQDSNTDSLSKKSETSLKSDDSAEAPDCDEVHLRSKPVNFAERSSVNQCINELSSNLAAEARKRCNSEIVKRTDNDLSVENAAKKLDESPPSSESSSTDPASATKKKVPPKPPPKVFNKRGASLPESGLAEESPPSSLGRRLRNAESRESIASRASTPSISERVKSYESINSLSSERKRSGGAATPLSIDEEATSCTPDPPDASDDKSAPISLESIPAVVPAAEDEPYYDQVPVDINDGEYVYIQAAGRDRFRALSDWGVVPAGAGSDDSSGAGTLPPAASAPPAPDSPLCATAPNYVNIHYFIQQAGEGTEPSETSSELADSSDTPLLLRTISSDTEASATPPVLRKLQHQESNISSNAEAERLTMHRCIVTSIIESETVYVECLYVMEKYMNAIKATLSTSQPVITEEKFGTIFYKISELHDLHKSFLEGLKNAVASWEEPLSVGIHFKKMAENINVYGAFLHNYGRATDAVRRRCATSQRFADLTRQITCRGQPMSLDDLLHKPVARVQKNALVLHDLIKYTPASHPDHAMLTEALNMTQHFLDEFNIIQTKSMFPNADRAQRRLVKNSFIVELSDGHRKLRHLFLFNDVIACAKYKASGRDKFTFELKWFIPLPDIVVVEDEGAGGAAEREASPANIVALKSQACTVRDLILAEERATQDDKKIRLGSRGAAEKQRKKLSELEGQLVLASPNLVFRVGARAPGSTTLQRQHIFFLSSEYERTQWIDSIHALQASSAPPAGTSTVSMLELQGWVTACRSYLQTDMGSYLLRSGRDDSLLLGDLQLHIGGMTAPLDTSADYYIVVEVDSYGHYFRKAKSKLVCRSAQPRWNESFTLDLEGSQNLRLLLYEDAARPVLRGKCTLKLSREWVGESVSRTVCVGGGSLPLRVRLLPPERSARHVPSAKPGALFGAKITHVAKREKRNIPFIISACVREVERRGIGEVGIYRVSGSASDLNRLKKSFETNAYEAEQLLKEVDVHSVTGVLKLYLRELPEALFTDALYPELLRAWGSTQGAGASSDSGPAHTRRHALLKCYAQLPDLNKNCIDFLLNHFVKVNQHEGENKMSLHNLATVFGPTLLRPSAAGGKLRADQLAAGTVDAMAQAGILYTLLQQRHLAQHLSAHRPHANPPPLLD; encoded by the exons ATGAGCGTCTTCGGGGATTTTCAGCGTGTGTGGGTGCAACGTTTTCCAGATAGCACTTTACCAGCCGCTTGGGAAGACGATGTCAGGGCCAATTTAGCTAAACATAAACAGAAAGTAGCTATCCTTAGGGAAGAGTTAGAAAAAGAAGAATTCTATGTCGAGTATTTAGAAACTTTACTGTCTGATGTCGAGAAACATAAAGCTTCCCAAGGAAGTAGGACGGCGCCGCCCTCAGGGATTGACACGAATGACGATAAAACATCTGATAGCAAACAA GATTCTAACACTGACTCACTCTCAAAGAAAAGTGAAACAAGTCTTAAGAGTGATGACTCAGCAGAGGCTCCTGACTGTGACGAGGTACACTTGAGAAGCAAACCTGTGAATTTTGCCGAAAGGAGTTCTGTTAACCAATGCATAAATGAACTGTCATCAAACCTTGCAGCTGAAGCTCGAAAACGGTGCAACAGTGAAATCGTAAAACGAACTGACAATGATTTAAGTg TCGAGAATGCTGCTAAGAAATTGGATGAATCACCACCATCCTCGGAAAGTAGTTCTACAGATCCCGCATCTGCTACTAAGAAGAAAGTGCCACCAAA gccACCTCCAAAAGTTTTCAACAAACGTGGAGCTTCACTACCAGAATCAGGCTTGGCCGAAGAAAGCCCCCCATCGTCGCTGGGAAGAAGACTACGAAACGCCGAGTCCCGAGAATCCATTGCTAGCAGAGCATCTACACCCTCAATTAGTGAAAGG GTGAAAAGCTACGAGTCAATTAACTCATTGTCATCGGAGCGCAAGCGGTCCGGCGGCGCGGCCACGCCGCTCTCCATCGACGAGGAGGCCACGTCGTGCACGCCCGACCCGCCCGACGCCTCCGACGACAAGTCCGCGCCGATATCGCTCGAGAGCATTCCCGCCGTCGTGCCCGCCGCCGAGGACGAACCCTACTACGACCAGGTCCCGGTGGATATCAACGACGgagaatatgtttatatacaagCAG CAGGGCGGGACCGTTTCCGGGCGCTGTCGGACTGGGGCGTGGTGCCGGCGGGCGCGGGCTCGGACGACAGCTCGGGCGCGGGCACGCTGCCGCCCGCCGCgtccgcgccgcccgcgcccgacTCGCCGCTCTGCGCCACCGCGCCCAACTACGTCAACATACACTACTTCATACA ACAAGCTGGCGAGGGAACCGAACCCAGCGAGACGAGCTCCGAGCTGGCTGACTCCAGCGACACCCCGCTTCTTCTGCGAACCATTTCATCGGACACCGAGGCCAGCGCTACGCCGCCGGTGTTAAGAAAACTTCAACATCAG gaGTCTAACATCAGTAGCAATGCGGAGGCCGAGCGTCTCACGATGCACCGTTGCATTGTCACAAGTATCATAGAAAGCGAGACAGTGTATGTGGAATGCCTCTATGTAATGGAGAAG TACATGAACGCTATAAAAGCGACACTGTCGACGTCTCAACCTGTTATAACAGAAGAAAAATTTGGtacaatattctataaaatatcagAGTTGCACGACTTGCACAAGAGTTTCCTTGAAGGTCTAAAGAATGCCGTCGCCAGTTGGGAAGAACCATTGTCTGTAgggatccattttaaaaaaatg GCTGAAAATATAAACGTATATGGTGCGTTCCTGCACAACTACGGTCGCGCCACGGACGCGGTGCGGCGGCGCTGCGCCACCTCGCAGCGCTTCGCCGACCTCACGCGCCAGATCACGTGTCGTGGGCAGCCAATGTCGCTCGATGACCTCCTACACAAGCCCGTAGCGCGTGTGCAGAAGAACGCACTTGTTTTACAC gATCTTATAAAGTACACGCCTGCGAGTCACCCCGATCACGCGATGCTAACCGAGGCGTTGAATATGACGCAACATTTCTTAGACGaattcaatattatacaaaCCAAGTCCATGTTTCCG aaCGCAGACCGAGCACAGCGGAGACTCGTAAAAAACTCCTTTATCGTCGAGCTATCAGATGGACATCGAAAACTGAGACATCTATTTCTTTTCAACGACGTTATCGCCTGCGCCAAATACAAG GCTTCCGGGCGAGACAAATTCACGTTCGAGCTGAAGTGGTTCATTCCGCTGCCGGACATCGTGGTGGTGGAGGACGAGGGCGCGGGCGGCGCCGCCGAGCGCGAGGCGTCGCCCGCCAACATCGTGGCGCTCAAGTCGCAGGCCTGCACCGTGCGCGACCTCATCCTGGCCGAGGAGCGCGCCACGCAGGACGACAAG AAAATACGCCTCGGTAGTCGCGGTGCGGCGGAAAAGCAACGGAAGAAACTTTCGGAGCTCGaggggcagcttgttctggcgTCACCGAACCTGGTGTTCCGAGTGGGCGCCCGGGCGCCGGGCTCCACGACACTGCAGCGACAACACATATTCTTCCTCAGCTCGGAATACGAACGCACGCAGTGGATTGATTCCATCCATGCTCTACAG gcATCATCTGCGCCTCCCGCCGGCACCAGTACTGTATCAATGCTAGAACTTCAAGGGTGGGTGACAGCATGTCGCAGCTACTTGCAGACAGACATGGGCTCCTACCTCCTTCGGAGCGGTAGGGATGACTCATTGCTGCTAGGAGACTTGCAACTACATATAGGAGGCATGACTGCACCTTTGGATACCTCAGCTG ACTATTACATCGTGGTAGAGGTGGATTCGTATGGGCACTACTTCCGCAAGGCGAAGTCTAAGCTGGTGTGTCGCAGCGCGCAGCCGCGCTGGAACGAGAGCTTCACGCTCGACCTCGAGGGCTCGCAGAACTTGCGGCTGCTGCTCTACGAGGACGCCGCTCGCCCGGTGCTCCGGGGAAAGTGTACGCTTAAG CTGTCGCGCGAGTGGGTGGGCGAGAGCGTGTCGCGCACGGTGTGCGTGGGCGGCGGCTCGCTGCCGCTGCGCGTGCGCCTGCTGCCGCCCGAGCGCTCGGCGCGCCACGTGCCCAGCGCCAAGCCCGGCGCGCTCTTCGGCGCCAAGATCACGCACGTCGCAAA ACGTGAAAAACGGAACATCCCTTTCATAATAAGCGCGTGCGTGCGCGAGGTGGAGCGTCGCGGCATCGGCGAGGTGGGCATCTATCGCGTCTCCGGCAGCGCCTCCGACCTCAATCGGCTCAAGAAGAGCTTCGAGACTA ATGCATACGAAGCTGAGCAGTTATTAAAAGAGGTTGACGTACACTCTGTAACCGGAGTATTGAAGTTGTACCTGCGTGAATTGCCGGAGGCACTGTTTACTGATGCCTTATATCCGGAATTGTTACGGGCTTGGGGATCAACACag gGTGCTGGGGCTTCTTCAGATTCAGGGCCGGCGCACACGAGACGCCACGCACTACTGAAATGTTACGCACAACTTCCAGACctcaataaaaattgtattgattttCTCCTTAATCATTTTGTCAA AGTCAATCAGCACGAAGGCGAGAACAAGATGTCACTGCACAACCTGGCCACCGTGTTCGGGCCGACGCTGCTGCGGCCGAGCGCGGCGGGCGGCAAGCTGCGCGCCGACCAGCTGGCGGCCGGCACCGTGGACGCCATGGCGCAGGCAGGCATCCTCTACACGCTGCTGCAGCAGCGACACCTCGCGCAGCACCTGTCCGCGCACCGCCCGCACGCCAACCCGCCGCCGCTACTCGATTGA